GCGGACAGACGTACCTGCAGCACCTGGAGGATCTGATGACCCGGCTGGAGAAGGGCCTGAAGGGCGAGGGGACCTGAGCCATGCGCCGCGCCATCCTCCTCCTGTCCTGTCTGGGCCTCGGTGCCTGCACGTTCGAGCCCGGCCAGGGCTTCGCGGTGGTGGAGCCCACCGTGCGCGCCGCGTTCGAGCCGCTCGCCGACCGCACCACGCCCGACGGCTACCAACAGCTGGCCTCGAACTACCAGGTGCACGTGGCCGGAGCCTCGCTGCGGCTGTCCGGCATCGAGTTGGTCGCCTTCGCCGGAGGCTCGGGCGGAGGCTTCAATCCCGCCAACCCGCCCCCGGGCTACTCGCTCTGCCACGGCGGCCACTGCCACCGCGACGACGGAGCGCTCATCCCCTACGAGCAGATCGCCGCGGAGGCGGGCGGCGGGGGCGGCTCCAGCACGGTGGTGACGATGCCGGTGGCCGGGCCGTTGAACCTGCTGGCCGCGGAGCGGTTCGCGGTGGAGTGCCTGCCGGACTGCGCCCTGCCCCAGACCAACGTGTCCCAGGGCCGCTGGGGCATCGAGTCGCTGAACCTGGAGGGCACCGTGCGCGACGCACGTGTTCCCGCACGCTTCCCCGGCGAGCGCCGCTTCCGGTGGGTGCTCTCCCGGGCCTCGACCGGTGACGCGCCGGCGGCGGTGCTCGACGGCACGGTGGACCTGCCCTCGGACCGCTCGACGCCCCCCCGGGCGAAGCTGGACCTGAACCTGGTGCTCACGGCCCGGCTCTTCGACGCCGTGGACTGGAGCACGCTGACGCAAGGTTCTGACGGAGTGGTGGAGATCAATGGCGATTCCAACGCCGAGGTCCACGCCGCGCTGAAGGAGCGGCTGGCCACGGTCTCGCCCGAAGCGGAGGTGACCCGTGGCGAACGGTGAGCACGGCGCGGAACAGGCGGCATCCCACGCCACCCATCCCCATAAGCCGGACCTGCTCCTGTGCTGCGAGGACCTGGTCATCGGCTACCAGGGTCAGGCGCTGCTGCCGCCCATCAACCTCCAGGTGCACCGCGGCACCTTCCTGGCCGTGATCGGCCGCAACGGCTCGGGCAAGAGCACGTGGTTCAAGACGCTGCTGGGCCTGCAGAACCCGGTGTCCGGCCGCGTGTACCGCTCCAGCGCCCAGGTGAAGAGCGCGTACGTGCCGCAGACGTCCGCCATCGACGGGATGCTCCCGGTGCGCTCGCGCGAGCTGGTGCACTGGGGACGGCTGACGGGGTGGAACTTCCTGCGGCCCTTCTCCAAGCGGGAGGATCGCCAGGTGGTGGACTCGGCGCTGGAGACGGCCGGGGCGGGCCCCATCGCCAACCGGCCCTACCGCGAGCTGTCCGAGGGCCAGAAGCAGCGCGCCCTGCTGGCGCGGGTGCTGGCCACCGAGGCGGACCTGGTGCTGCTGGACGAGCCCACCGCGGCCATGGACGCCGTGGCCGAGCGGGAGACCATGAGGCGCCTGGCGGAGCTGGCGCGCGAGCGGCGCCTGGCCGTGGTGGTGGTGAGCCATGACCTGCGGGTGGCCGCCGAGTTCGCGGACCAGCTGCTCTTCGTGGATAGAGAGGCCCCGGCCGTGGTTCTTGGGGACGCGAACACCGTCTTCTGCCATCCTGCCTTCCGGCACCAGTACGGCGACGATTACTGCCCCCGCCATCCTTCTTCAGGACCCACCCTTGGACCCGCAACTGGCTGAGACCTCCACCTGGGCACAGTTCTGGGACGCCTACGAGCTGTTCCGGGACCCGATGCTCTGCGCGCTCATCGCGGGCAGCGTGCTGGGTTTCCTCAGTGTGTACGTGGTGCTGCGGCGCATGGTGTTCGTCAGCGCCGCGGTGACGCAATCGGCCGGCCTGGGCGTCGCGCTGGCCTTCTACGCGGAGATCCACCTGGGGCTGCACGTGGCGCCCACCCTGGGCGCCGTGGGCCTGTCCCTGCTGGCCACGCTGCTGCTGATGACCGAGCCCACGCGGCTGCGCATCTCCCGCGAGAGCCTGCTGGGCCTGGCCTACGCGTTCACCGGGGGCGCCTCCATCCTCGTGGGAGATCGCATCTCCCAGGAGGCCCATGACATCCAGGGCATCCTCTTCGGCACGGCGGTGCTGGTGGAGCGGCCCCAGCTCATCGCCGTGGCGGTGGTGGGCGCCCTCACCCTGCTCTTCCACCTGTGGTGGTTCCGCGGCCTCACCTTCGCGAGCTTCGATCGCACCGGCGCCATGGTGCAGGGGCTGCCGGTGCGGGCGCTCGACGCGGTGCTGATGATCTCCATCGGGTTGATGGTGGGTGTGTCGGCGCGGGCGCTCGGCGCGCTGCCGGTGTTCGCCTTCTCCACCCTGTCGGCCATCGCCGCGCTGGTGTTGGACCTGCGGCTGCCGTGGACCTTCCTGCTGGCCACGCTCGCGGGCGCCATCTCCGGCCTGGGTGGCTACATCTTCGCCTACTTCTACGACTTCCCCGTGGGCGGCTCGCAGACGGTGCTCGCCAGCGCGCTGGTGGTGCTCGCGCTCGTCGCCCGGGGCGTGCGGCAGCTCGTCACGGGCGGCGGGACGCGCTGAGCGTCCCGGCTCTTCCACGGGCTCCATCCCCAGACATTCGTTGGATGTGAAGTCTTCAGCCCTCCGCAAGAGGGCCGGGGTGGGGTCTGTCTTGTCCGCATGACGGGCAGGAGGATGCGGCGAACGCAAGCTTCGCGGGCTGCTCTCCCATGAAATACCCGCGTGCGAAGACAGCGTTCATTGCCCGTCACGGAGTCCTGCCCTCCGCGTCCCTCGCGGCCCTGTTCCGGAACCTGGACCTCCCGCCTGTATGCCTTTGCCGGCATGGGCATGAGCCTTTTCCCCCGAGTCCCGGGGATGGCCCCACGCTGGAAGAAACACAGCTCAACCGAAGGAGACAGTCTTGCCCCATCCCTCGAGAAC
The sequence above is drawn from the Archangium gephyra genome and encodes:
- a CDS encoding metal ABC transporter ATP-binding protein; the encoded protein is MLLCCEDLVIGYQGQALLPPINLQVHRGTFLAVIGRNGSGKSTWFKTLLGLQNPVSGRVYRSSAQVKSAYVPQTSAIDGMLPVRSRELVHWGRLTGWNFLRPFSKREDRQVVDSALETAGAGPIANRPYRELSEGQKQRALLARVLATEADLVLLDEPTAAMDAVAERETMRRLAELARERRLAVVVVSHDLRVAAEFADQLLFVDREAPAVVLGDANTVFCHPAFRHQYGDDYCPRHPSSGPTLGPATG
- a CDS encoding metal ABC transporter permease; translated protein: MDPQLAETSTWAQFWDAYELFRDPMLCALIAGSVLGFLSVYVVLRRMVFVSAAVTQSAGLGVALAFYAEIHLGLHVAPTLGAVGLSLLATLLLMTEPTRLRISRESLLGLAYAFTGGASILVGDRISQEAHDIQGILFGTAVLVERPQLIAVAVVGALTLLFHLWWFRGLTFASFDRTGAMVQGLPVRALDAVLMISIGLMVGVSARALGALPVFAFSTLSAIAALVLDLRLPWTFLLATLAGAISGLGGYIFAYFYDFPVGGSQTVLASALVVLALVARGVRQLVTGGGTR